Within the Longimicrobium sp. genome, the region GACCTGTACGACCTCGTCTGCTTCTCGAAGGAAGACCGGGCGCGCGTCGCCGAGGAGCTGAAGGGGATGGGGATCGAGGTGCTCGACGCGTCCTCGTCCAAGATCCGCGTGCGCTTCCAGGGCGATCCGCAGGTGCTCCGCGACATCGTGGGCGTGAAGATCGTGGACCCCGCCCGCGTTCCCGTCACCCTGCAGACCGCGGCGGCCGCCGCCCCGGCGACGACCGCCGGCGCGCTCGGCCTGGCCGGCGGCGAGGCGGCGGGGCTCACCGGGCGCGGCCAGGTGATCGCCGTGGCCGACACGGGGCTGGACACCGGCGCGGCGGACGCGTCGCTGCACCCCGACTTCCGCGGCCGCGTGCGCTTTCTCCGCAGCTGGCCCGTGAACCCCTCGTGGTCGCCGTTCGTGAAGACGCCCGGCGCCGACGACGGCCCGGCCGACCGCAACAGCGGCCACGGCACCCACGTGGCCGGGCTGGCGCTGGGCGGCGGCGCGCTCGAGGGCGCCCACCGCGGCGTGGCGCCCGAGGCGGAGCTCGTCTTCCAGTCGCTGGAGCAGTACACCGACGTCGCCACCGCCTACGCGTCGCGCATCCCCACCGGCTACTACCTGAGCGGCCGGCCGCTGGACCTGCGCGAGCTCTTCCGCGAGGCGCGGGCGCAGGGCGCGCGCATCCACGTGAACTCGTGGGGCGACCCGGCGCAGGGGCGCTACACCGACGACTGCTTCGAGGCCGACCTGTTCCTGCGCGAGAACCCCGACGCGGTGGTGCTCTTCGCCGCCGGCAACGACGGGTGCGACCGGGACGGCGACCGGCTGCGCGACGCGGGATCGCTCTACGCGCCGGCCACGGCCAAGAACGTCGTCACCATCGGCGCCACCGAGGGCGCCGCGTCGGGGGTGGGCGTCCGCGGCAGCTGGGGCGACATGGACCCCGCGTTCGACCGCTACCGCAGCACCGCCGACCGCGCCGACGCGGTGTCGGGCGATCCCACGCAGCTGGCGCAGTTCTCCTCCGCCGGGCCCACGGCGGACGGGCGCATCAAGCCCGACGTCTGCGCGCCGGGGACCAACCTCGTGGCCCCCCGGTCGCAGCGCTGCCGCGGCAACGGCTGGGGGCTGGCCAGCCCGCTCCCGTACTACATGTACTTCGGCGGGACGTCGATGGCCAACGGCGTGGCGGGCGGGTTCGCCGCGCTGGTGCGGCAGGCGTGGGAGGCGGAGCTGGGGCAGGCCCCCGGTGGCGCGGCGCTGAAGGCGCTGCTGGTGCACGGCGCGCGCCCCGTCCTCCGCCGCGACGGAAAGGGCCCCGAGCCGCGCACCGCGGCCGGGTTCGGGCGGCTGCACTTCGACGGCTGCGCGCCGCGCCAGGCCGACCGGACGGTGAAGCTGGTGGAGGACGCGCCGGGGCTCGGCAGCGGCGAGCTGCGCGAGTACCGCTTCACCCTGCGCCGCGCGGGGACGGTGCGCGCGGTGCTGGCCTGGTACGACGCGCCGGGCGAGCGGCTGGTGAACGACCTGGACCTCACCCTTTCCGGCCCCGCCGGGAAGGTGTGGGGGAACCACCCGGCCGGGCAGGCGGGCGCGCCCGACCGCGCCAACACCGTCGAGGTCGTGCACCTGGACGACGCGGCGCCGGGCGAGTACGTGCTCCGCGTGACCGGCGCCAACGTTCCCGCCGGGCCGCAGCCCTTCGCGCTGGTCTACACCCACCCCGCGTCGCCCGCCGTCATCGAGCTCCCGGTGGACTTCATCTCGGGGATCGGCGCGGCGGCGGCGAAGAAGCTCGCGGCGGCCGGAGCGGCGACGGTGGGCGCGCTGCAGCGGATGGGCGACGACGAGATCGCCGCGCACACGGGGCTGCGCGGGAAGAAGCTGGAGACGCTGCGCGGCCGGCTGGCCGCGCTGGAGAGCGCGGCCGCGCGGCGCCCCGCCGCGGGGCTGCCGCCCTCGCTCACGCTGGCCCAGGTGGGCGCCCCCGCGGCGCCGCCCCCCGCCGGCGTGGCCCCCGAGGCGTGGACCCGCGCCGCGGCCGAGCTGCGGCCGCTGGCCGAGGTGTTCGACCGCACCCGCCTGGGACGCATCCGCCTGGCCGACCTGTTCGGCGCGGCGGGCTGAAACCGCAGGACCCCCAATCAACCGAATCTCACGGAGAACTACATCATGGCGGAGAGCAAGAAGCCGCGGGCGCAGCAGCCCGGGGCGGAAGCCGAGGTGAAGGAGCAGGAGATGGAGCTCGCGGGCGCGGCCGTTCCCACGGGGAGCATGTCGCTGGCCGAGGCGGGCGTGGACGCGCCGGTGATCGGCGCCCCGGTGGGCGGCTTCTCGCCCGACTTCATGCCCGCGGGCGCGTCTACCGGCGCGCTGGCGCTGGGCGCCGACGTCACGGGCGGGCTGACCAGGCTGGCGCCCACCTTCGGCGAGGTGCTGCTGTCGGTGGGGCAGGGGGTGGCCGAGTCGCAGGCGGCGCTCGACCGGTCGCTCATCGACACGGCCAAGGAGCTGAGCAAGACCAAGATCAAGGTGGTGACCGACGTCATCCAGAAGCTGGACGACGACGGCCTTCCCGACGCCGAGCAGACGCAGCTGATCACCGAGGACGTGTCGCTGATCAACTTCCTGAGCCCCGAGGTGCACGAGTGGAAGAACGTGGCCATCTCGATGGACTTCGAGGTGGGCGCCATCGACTCGGAGCGCGGGGTGCAGTTCAAGCAGAGCCAGGGCACCAGCAAGGTGCAGGCTGGCG harbors:
- a CDS encoding S8 family serine peptidase, translated to MYALVDREREAMLGGLRVVARYPAFVLVSGDELPAGLPAGEVEVLGDETISVHGEPVRIAGGVFETGDAPHVLVRFVGPVTGEWKGELAAKSVEVLFWCPRFGACVALPEGMDGAALQAAFPFIAGAQPYLEEHCSRGLEEQSGSRTVSPPDLYDLVCFSKEDRARVAEELKGMGIEVLDASSSKIRVRFQGDPQVLRDIVGVKIVDPARVPVTLQTAAAAAPATTAGALGLAGGEAAGLTGRGQVIAVADTGLDTGAADASLHPDFRGRVRFLRSWPVNPSWSPFVKTPGADDGPADRNSGHGTHVAGLALGGGALEGAHRGVAPEAELVFQSLEQYTDVATAYASRIPTGYYLSGRPLDLRELFREARAQGARIHVNSWGDPAQGRYTDDCFEADLFLRENPDAVVLFAAGNDGCDRDGDRLRDAGSLYAPATAKNVVTIGATEGAASGVGVRGSWGDMDPAFDRYRSTADRADAVSGDPTQLAQFSSAGPTADGRIKPDVCAPGTNLVAPRSQRCRGNGWGLASPLPYYMYFGGTSMANGVAGGFAALVRQAWEAELGQAPGGAALKALLVHGARPVLRRDGKGPEPRTAAGFGRLHFDGCAPRQADRTVKLVEDAPGLGSGELREYRFTLRRAGTVRAVLAWYDAPGERLVNDLDLTLSGPAGKVWGNHPAGQAGAPDRANTVEVVHLDDAAPGEYVLRVTGANVPAGPQPFALVYTHPASPAVIELPVDFISGIGAAAAKKLAAAGAATVGALQRMGDDEIAAHTGLRGKKLETLRGRLAALESAAARRPAAGLPPSLTLAQVGAPAAPPPAGVAPEAWTRAAAELRPLAEVFDRTRLGRIRLADLFGAAG